From the genome of Hyphobacterium sp. CCMP332:
CTCGTCCTGCGACTCCCGGGACAATCGCTGCACCCGCCGTCCGAACAACAGGATTGGTAATAGAATAACAGGCCCCAGGGCCAGCACCATCAGGGCGAGTTGCCAGTTAACGAAGATCATCAGCGTCAAGGCCCCGACCGTCGTCGCGACTGTTCTTAGCGCCACCGAAACCGACGAGCCGACCACGGTCTGGATCAATGTTGTATCTGTTGTCAGCCGCGACAGCACCTCGCCGGTCCGCGTATCGACATAAAAGGACGGGCTGAGTGTGAGGAGGTGATCAAAGACCGCGCGACGCAGATCCGCGACAACCCGCTCGCCCAGCCGGCTGATGAAATAGAAGCGGAACGCGCTGGCAATCGCCAGGCAGAAGGCCACCGCCATGCCCGCCAGAAAGTAGGCTGACAGATCAGGACCGATGGAAAAGGTCTCGCAGGCGAGCGAATCCGGAGCTCCGCCAAATCCGCAATCGACCACAAGGCGGAAGGCCCCCGGTAAAATCAGTGTCAGGCCGGACGCCAGCACCAGAAACACGGCGAACGCCGCCAGCAGGGCCGGGTAACGCATGACATAGGGGATAAGACGCCGCAACGGCTTGGCGCTCCGGGCTTTCTCCCGGTGCGCGGCATCCCGCTCCATCTCGGCGGCAAATCCGGAACCGCGATCCTTGTCCGCCTGCTGGTGGCGTGTTTCTGTCGAGGACATGGTTGGCTCCTGAAGCGGGCCGGATCAGCCCAGGGGTTTTCTTGCAATTGTAAAAACGGCCTTGTGCCCCTCAGGTAGCCATTCTTCAACGATTTCGAAACCGGTTGAACGCAGGTCCGCGATCAATTGCCGCTGGTTGAAGAAGGCGACATAGGGCAAAGCTCCGAACCACCGCGCCACCGTAAGCGCGGGCTTCAGCAATCGCATGAAACCGGTAAGGCACGCTGTGCTGGCCACAAAATACCCGCCCGGCTTAAGCAAGTCATACGCGCGGCCAATCGCCGGCTCACGTTCCCTAAGGAGATGGAGCAGGCTGTGCATCATGACCATATCGAAGCTGTTGTCAGTCAATTCGGGCGCGTCCAGTCCGGCCACCTCGAACGTCACATTCTCTATCCCCGCCGACTGTGCTTTCGACCAGGCAATCTCGATCATCTTTTCCGAAATATCCGTCGCCAGAATGCTTTTGACGAAAGGCGCATGATAAAGCGCGGTCGTCCCGGTACCGCACCCGAATTCGATGACCCGGCTGTCGGGCGTCAAAAGCGCTTGGGTCTTTTCCAACTTGGCCTGATAGGCGGCCTCGTCACCAATCGGGCTGGCCGCGTATTTTTCCGCCGTGCGATTCCAGAATCCCGCATCCGTCATGATCTTTGTCCTGTCTTTCGTTATCTATCCCACAAACAGTATGTTGGGGCCCTCAGGAGCTCTGATTACACATACGAATTCATGGGATAAATTGCCTAATTCAGACTTTCAGGTATACATAAATGTATGAACTGGCAGGCTGTAGACTTTGACTGGAATCAAATTCGGGCCTTTCTCGCGACCGTCGAGGAAGGCTCGTTCTCGGCTGCAGCACGGGCGCTGGGCTCAACGCAGCCCACTTTAAGCCGTCAGATCACGGCCCTTGAATCGCAGTTGGAAATTACCCTCTTTCAACGCGGACGGCGCGGCATGGTGCTGACCGCGGCAGGCGCCGAGCTCATGGATCATGTGCGCGCCATGGCGGATGCGGCAACGCGGGTCTCGCTGGTGGCCTCCGGACAATCGCTTGCCGCTAAGGGGCTGGTGACAATCACAGCGACCAGTTTCACCGCGACCCGTTTCCTGCCCCGTATAGTGCAAGCTGTCGCCCTTGAGGCTCCCGGAATCGAGATCGAGATCAGTGCATCAAATGATGTGCGCGATCTCAACAAGCGTGAAGCCGATATCGCGTTACGGCATGCGCGCCCCGAACACCCGGACCTGATAGCCAGGCAGGTGCATGAAATGCCCGCCTTTCTTTATGCCCACAAGGCATGGCTGGATCATGTCGGGCGTCCGCAAAAGCTTGAGGACCTGGCGGGGCTCAGCTTTATCGGATTTGACCGGCCCGACCGGGTGGAAGCCGGGCTGGCCGAGCGCGGCCTGCCGATCCGGCGTCAGGACGTGCATTACCGCAGCGATTCCGGTGAAGTCATTCTGGAACTTGTCCGTGCCGGTCTCGGTATCAGCGTTTTGCCGACATTGATTGCGGAAGACTTTGACGAGCTGGAGCCTGTCTTGCCGGAGGCGTTTTCAGTCACCGTTCCGACCTGGCTAGTGACGCATAGCGAATTGCGTACCAGCAGCCGTGTCCGGATCGTCTTTGACCTGATCGCAAAAGCCTTTGCCCAAACGAAAACGGGCGGCCCGTAGGACCGCCCGCATTACACAGTATAAGCGTTGGATTAGCGTATAAGCGTTGGATTAGCGCTTGGAGAACTGGAAGCTCCGGCGCGCTTTCTTGCGGCCATACTTCTTGCGTTCAACCACGCGGCTGTCACGCGTCAGGAAGCCTGCAGCTTTCAGCGGACCGCGAAGCGCCGGCTCAAACAGGTTGAGGGCTTTCGAGATACCGTGACGAACCGCGCCAGCCTGACCCGACAGACCACCACCCTTGACGGTGCAGATCACGTCGAACTCATTTTTGCGCTCGGCAACTTCAAACGGCTGTTGCAGCATCATCCGCAGAACCGGACGCGCGAAGTAAACTTCCTGCTCACGGCCATTTACGACGATTTTTCCGGAACCGCGCTTGATCCAGACACGGGCAACCGCGTCCTTGCGCTTGCCGGTCGCATAGGCGCGACCCAGAGCGTCAATCTTCGGCTCGGGAAGGGCTTCTTTTTCATTCGCGACGACAGGCGCATCTGATTCTTTCAGAGCGTCCTTGAGGTCTTCCAGGGAACGGGCATTGTCAGACATGGGCTTAGCTCCGGACGTTCTTGGTGTTCATCGACTTGAAGTCGATCACTTCTGGCTGTTGCGCCTCATGCGGATGCTCGGTGCCGGCGTAAACGCGCAGCTTCGAGAACTGACCACGTGCCAGTGGGCTGTCTTTCGGCAGCATACGCTTCACGGCGAGCTCGACGACCCGTTCCGGATGCTTGCTTCCCAGAATTTTCTCTGGTGACGTTTCCTTGATACCGCCCGGGTGACCGGTGTGGCGGTAATAGCGTTTGTCACCCATTTTCTTGCCGGTGAAGCGGACCTTGTCGGCATTGATGACAATCACGTGGTCGCCCGTATCAACATGCGGCGTGAAGTCGGGGCGGTGCTTGCCGCGCAGGCGGGTGGCGACGAACGCAGCAAGGCGGCCAACAACGGCGTCCTGAGCGTCAACGACGATCCACTTGTTTACCACCTCCGCAGGCTTTGCGGTAAAGGTTTTCATATGAGTCTCTCGAACTTTCGACCGAGTGCCGGTCTGATGGAGCGCGCGGAATAGGCCTCTGTTCGATTTGCGTCAACATGTATTTCAGAATGCAATATTTTCAATGATTTATGGTTACGGTATCTAAATACCGTACCAAATGCGAAGTTTTTGTGAGCCCCTTTTCTCCTGAGCGCGATCTGGGTAGATAACCAGCGATCTCAAGAAGGCCGGTTTCATGTTCAATCGACGTCAATTTCTGCGCAACAGCGCCGCCGCAACGGCGGCATTTACAGGTCTCGCCACGCTGACGGGCTGCACAAGAGGTTCAAGCGTGACCGTCGACGTCGCACCAATCAACCTGGTGCCGGATGCCAATGGCCTGCTCGATCTACCGCCCGGATTTACGTATTCCGTCATTTCGACCGAGGGGGACGAGATGGATGACGGCCTGTTCACACCGGGTGATTTCGATGGCATGGCCGCTTTCGAAACGCCCGATGGTTTGACGCTGGTTCGCAATCACGAACTTCATCCATTCGAATTCGAAAAATCTCCTTTCGGCCCGGATGGAGAGCGAATTCGCCTGATCGATCAAACCCGCCTTTACGATCGTGCCGAGGACTTGTCTGGGCTTCCGGGAGGCACGACCACGCTTGTGCTGGACCCGGCCACATACGAGTTGAAGCGGCACTTTCTTTCACTTGCCGGCACACATAACAATTGTGCCGGCGGCCCGACGCCCTGGGGCAGCTGGTTGACCTGTGAAGAAACCACGGACCGTCGCGGCGAACACCTTGCCCGCGATCATGGCTATGTTTTCGAGGTGCCGGCCGCCTCGCGTGAACTGGTCGCGGCTGTGCCACTGACAGAAATGGGCCGCTTCCGTCACGAGGCCGTCGCCATCGATCCGGGCAATGGCATCGCCTATCTGACCGAAGATGCCTACGACATTGCCTGTTTCTATCGCTTCATACCCAACGTCCCCGGACAGCTGGCGGAAGGCGGGCGGTTGCAAGCCTTGAAGATTATTGGAGAAAACGGCTTCGACACCCGCAACTGGGACCGGACCTCCCTGCGCCCGGGCGACAGCTTGCCGGTGGAGTGGATCGATGTCGTCGACGGTCACAATCCGGATGAGGACCTGGCTGAGCGGCACGTAGCCATGGGCGCTGCCCATTTCACGCGCGGTGAAGGCATCTGGTTTGGCGAGGACGAGCTTTATTTCACCTGCACCGATGGTGGTGCCGCAAGGACCGGTCAGATTTTCCGCTATGTCCCCTCATCGCGCGAAGGTCTGTCAGGCGAAAGCGATCAACCGGCACGGCTGGAACTCTTTATCGAAAGTCCCGGCGAAGACGTCATGGGCAAATGTGATAATCTGACGATCGCGCAATGGGGGGATCTGATCGTCGCTGAAGATGGCGGCGGCGAGCAGTACATTCGCGGCGTGACGCCAGCTGGTCGTATCTATACCATCGCCCGGAACGCATTTAGCCAGAACAGCCGATACAGCGAGTTTTGTGGACCATGTTTTTCTCCGGACGGAAGCACTCTCTTCATCAACGTACAATCGAGCCCATCACGCACCTTCGCCATCCGCGGACCGTGGCGCGACTTGGGCTGATTGCCGGCAGCGCATTATTGGTGGCCGCCTGTGAGCCCGCGTCCGACACTGAAACGGTCACCGACCGAAGTCCCGGCCTTCAGGATGATGGTTATCTCCAGCTGGTTTCGACCGGCATCGTCGAAACGGTCGACAGCGAGGGCACGGCCGCAGTTACATTCCTACCGGATGGCGATGCGGCATGGACCGGATTGGTGGCCACGACGCCGCGAGAGGGCGGAATTGATCTCTATAACGTCGAGGGCCAGGCGGTTCATCGCATGACCGGACCGCGTCTGTGGGGCCTGGCGTCCGCGCCGGGCTTTCAGCTCCGCGGTGAAGCCTTGCCATTACTGTTTGGAGCGGATCGCGATACCAATCTCGTGCGGGCTTACGCTTTGTTGCGCAACGGGCCTGAGCTGGTTGAGGCACCGATCCAGCCGATTGGTCCGGAAGGTGATATCGCAGCGGTTTGCGGCCTTGGCGAAGGCATCGGCTTTGTCGATCTGATGGTCCTGTCACGCGGTACCACAGCGGAAATCTGGCGCGTTTCCGATACGGGTGGCGAATTGATCAGTGCAACCCGCAGAGCCCGGTTTGACTTGCCCTCACCTGTGCGAGCTTGCACTGCTGGAAACGGATTTATCTATGCCGCCGGTCCTGCAGGCGGAATTTTCCGGTTGAACACGGATGGCGCTGTAGAGCAGCAGCTGGATGGCTTGGCGGTCGATCTTGCTGCCGGTGAATTTTTTGGACGCCCGGTCCTGATCTTGACGGATGGCAATGCGACGACACTCGAAATTCGGGATGGCCGGACGCTGGAGATGATCGGCGATGTAATTATTCGCGATGGCTTCTCGATCGCCGGTGTTGACCAGCCCGGCGCGATAGCAACGACTGAATCATCTTACGGCGGGGCCGCTTATCAAAGCGGACTGGTCGCGGTTGTTGATGAAGCCGATGGAAGGGTCCGTCTGGTTGCACGGGAAACCTTTGCCCGCGGCATAACTGTCGTTGACTAGATACGCCGCGTTTTCCAGGCCAGAACAGCCGCGATTGAAAAAAGTGCAATCGCGCCAGCCTGATGAAGCAATGACAGGCTAAGCGGTGCCGCGTGAACAAGTGTCATGATCCCGAGCCCGACCTGAAACACGGTCGCCGCGCCCACCCAGATG
Proteins encoded in this window:
- a CDS encoding class I SAM-dependent methyltransferase; amino-acid sequence: MTDAGFWNRTAEKYAASPIGDEAAYQAKLEKTQALLTPDSRVIEFGCGTGTTALYHAPFVKSILATDISEKMIEIAWSKAQSAGIENVTFEVAGLDAPELTDNSFDMVMMHSLLHLLREREPAIGRAYDLLKPGGYFVASTACLTGFMRLLKPALTVARWFGALPYVAFFNQRQLIADLRSTGFEIVEEWLPEGHKAVFTIARKPLG
- a CDS encoding LysR family transcriptional regulator produces the protein MNWQAVDFDWNQIRAFLATVEEGSFSAAARALGSTQPTLSRQITALESQLEITLFQRGRRGMVLTAAGAELMDHVRAMADAATRVSLVASGQSLAAKGLVTITATSFTATRFLPRIVQAVALEAPGIEIEISASNDVRDLNKREADIALRHARPEHPDLIARQVHEMPAFLYAHKAWLDHVGRPQKLEDLAGLSFIGFDRPDRVEAGLAERGLPIRRQDVHYRSDSGEVILELVRAGLGISVLPTLIAEDFDELEPVLPEAFSVTVPTWLVTHSELRTSSRVRIVFDLIAKAFAQTKTGGP
- the rpsI gene encoding 30S ribosomal protein S9; this translates as MSDNARSLEDLKDALKESDAPVVANEKEALPEPKIDALGRAYATGKRKDAVARVWIKRGSGKIVVNGREQEVYFARPVLRMMLQQPFEVAERKNEFDVICTVKGGGLSGQAGAVRHGISKALNLFEPALRGPLKAAGFLTRDSRVVERKKYGRKKARRSFQFSKR
- the rplM gene encoding 50S ribosomal protein L13, with amino-acid sequence MKTFTAKPAEVVNKWIVVDAQDAVVGRLAAFVATRLRGKHRPDFTPHVDTGDHVIVINADKVRFTGKKMGDKRYYRHTGHPGGIKETSPEKILGSKHPERVVELAVKRMLPKDSPLARGQFSKLRVYAGTEHPHEAQQPEVIDFKSMNTKNVRS
- a CDS encoding alkaline phosphatase PhoX, with product MFNRRQFLRNSAAATAAFTGLATLTGCTRGSSVTVDVAPINLVPDANGLLDLPPGFTYSVISTEGDEMDDGLFTPGDFDGMAAFETPDGLTLVRNHELHPFEFEKSPFGPDGERIRLIDQTRLYDRAEDLSGLPGGTTTLVLDPATYELKRHFLSLAGTHNNCAGGPTPWGSWLTCEETTDRRGEHLARDHGYVFEVPAASRELVAAVPLTEMGRFRHEAVAIDPGNGIAYLTEDAYDIACFYRFIPNVPGQLAEGGRLQALKIIGENGFDTRNWDRTSLRPGDSLPVEWIDVVDGHNPDEDLAERHVAMGAAHFTRGEGIWFGEDELYFTCTDGGAARTGQIFRYVPSSREGLSGESDQPARLELFIESPGEDVMGKCDNLTIAQWGDLIVAEDGGGEQYIRGVTPAGRIYTIARNAFSQNSRYSEFCGPCFSPDGSTLFINVQSSPSRTFAIRGPWRDLG